The following DNA comes from Excalfactoria chinensis isolate bCotChi1 chromosome 5, bCotChi1.hap2, whole genome shotgun sequence.
CCTGGCTGTGCATGGAGCTCAGTCCCGTGTCTGAGTCCTCGTCGTTGTCGGCGCGATCCTTGCGCAGCCCCGGATCCGGCCAACCGCCCCCTGCCGCCCCGCGCGGCTCCGCCGCCGGCTCCGTCACGTCCAGGGTGCCCAGCGTCTCCAGCAGCCGCTGCAGCTCCCGCTCGCGGGCCTCCCAAGCCCGCTGCGTGCAGTCCAGGTCGCTTTTGACGGCCTCTAGGTCCGTGCTGAGCTTGAGGCCGATGTAGAGGCTGGTGCTCAGCTGCGTCTTGACCCGCTcgtgctccagctgcagctcgCCCTCGCCCCCGCCGCTCAGCTCGGTGGTGTGGCAGTCCGCCTCGGCCAGGCCGGGACCCGCCGCCAGCTCCAGCTCGTCCCGCCGCCGCTTCATCCAGCGCTCGTTGAGCTCCTCCTGGATCTCGGTGGCCaggtgctccagcagctcctcctgtcGCGCtcgctgctcctgcagctgcagcacctcctcgCACTTCCTGGCGTAGTCGTCCTCGGGGCGGCCGGCGCCGGGCTGCGCCTCCCGACCCGGCTCCTCGCCGCCGGCGCCCACCAGGTAGGTGTCCTGCACGTAGTTGACGCCGTGCCGCTTCATGCGGTCCAGGTGGATCTTGGCCTCGTAGCGGTCGATCTCGCGGTCCAGCTCTCGCAGCCGCTGGATCTGCTGCCGGATGGTGTGGTCCTGCGAGAGCACCAGGTGCACCAGCGTCTCCATCCTCTCGGCAGACGAGGCCTCCCGGGCCAGCGGCTGCTGCCGCTTCTTGTTGATCTTGGCCAGCTTGCGGAAGGCTTTTCGCACCACCCGCCGCTGCCGCTCCTGCGTGAGCGCCAGGCTGGCGCGGGCCGCCCCCAAGCCGTGGCCGGGCCGCTCCCTGCTCAGCACCACCCGCGCCTCGGCGCTGCGCGGACCCGCGTTGGGCAGAGAGGCCTCGCTGCGCACCAGCACGAAGCGCACGTTCTCCTGCTCGTCGCCCCACGCCACCCACAGCCGCAGGATCTTCGTCTTGTTGGGCAGGATGCGCTCGAACCCGCGCCACTTCTCCACGATGCAGTAGGAGTGTGGCGGCCCCGACAGCATCCCGCCGCCGGGCTCGGGCAGCGCCGGCCGCTGCCGCCGGTGGTGGCTGTCCTCCAGTAGCACCCGCACCACGTCCGAGCAGGTGGTGCGCCTGGACAGTCCCGAGATCAGCTTCTCTTCCTGGCAGATCCACACCGAGATCTTCCGCTCCTCGGGCTCCATCGGGGGCGGCGGCCGGCCGGCCGGGTCCGCCGGCTCAGGGCTGGTCGGGCGTCCGCTCCGCGCGAGCGCTGGGCGGAGGCGCCGCGCCCGGCCGCAGCATGGCCGGGATGTCTCTCGGCCGCCTCCCCTCCCGTGCGCTCCGCCGGCCGCTCCACCCCTTCCTGCCCCGCGCCGTGCTCCGatccgctccgctccgccgaGTGGGGCGGCGCGGTGCGGAGTCCTCCCGCCGACCGCGCTGTGCCggggcgccgccgccgccgggtTTTCCTCCGCCGCCACGTGGGCGCCCCCCGCGGCTCACGCCCCGGCGGGCAGCGCCGCCCCGGCACTCGCGTACGGCTCCGCGGGCGCGGAGAGGGAAAGGTAGGACGCCGTCGCCTTTTCTTCTTGCGCTCGGCCCTGCCTCTGCTGCGAACTGCGGCGTCGAGGGATCTTCCAAACTGCCGAGGGACAGGAGCGAGTCCCGGAGCTTCAAAGCGAAAGCCAGAACTAGTGAGGAATTTCCAGTTTTAGTAAATCATCCGCCTGTAATTAGGAAATTCATGTTTGCAAAGCGCTTTGCAGATGAAATATGCAAAGGACGGGAATGTCTAAGTGTTATTAAAATACTAGCCGAGCCAGATTTTAATGGGAGCTTGCTGCGTGCTTTGATGGGAACAGGATCCGTCTCCGAGTGTGGATTAAAATGAGGAGATGTACAAAGTGCTCATAAAACACGGGGTTGTGGCACTGATTTCATGTGGCGCTGTGTCACAGGGActggcagagctgtgtttttctgtgtgcaCAGAAAGTGGTGTaatggagaaagggagaaaactCTCTAGAACCTGGAAGGTGATCTTTATCTGCTGGGGGATCTCTGAGCCAACAAACCATTCCCCAGTCAATGGGATAGGACGGGTTACAGCAGTTTGCCTTACAGCTGAAGCACTGCAGTTTGAAACAGTGCActggcagcccagcagctgccttcctcctcttgTGTATGGGCTTGAGCTGCTGTGCCAGCTTCATTCCTGTTTGCCTGGAAGATGTGGCTCTAGGGAAGAGCCAGTGCTGTGTTCCAGCTGTGTAAGGCAGCTTGGTATGGTGACAGTTCTGCAGTGGGCTCCTGCCCTGTAAGGAAGTAGGCTGAGGTTGACCACTGGGTTCCAGCATGCCTGCAGCTGAAGGTTGTGCAGATCGTATACTGGATGCTGACGGTTGTGCCTGAAAGCATCCTTGATTCCTGCTTGGCAGAGGGAATCACACCAACTTATGGACAAACCCAAGAGCTCCTGCTGCCCCAAAATGAGACAGGGTTAAGCAGGAAGGGggcaacaaaaaataaaaaaatgggaCTGCATGCCTCGGCTTTGCCTCTGAAAGGCTCAAGATGAAAGAACTGCAgaataggaaaaggaaagctttgctgctctCATCAGGCTGTCCTTCCTTGTTATCTGCTGCAGAGATAGATGCTACAAGAGAAAGGGTTAACTAGGCAGTGAGAGACTCTCTGACTTCTTTAGCGGAGATGCCTTTCCAATTTCATTTTAAGCTCTCTCATTTTACATGTATTTCCTATGGGAACGTCTGTACCTCCTTTGTTCTGGCAAAGGACAATACAGGAAGGGCAGGGTGCGATGCAAAGACACATCTTCTGCTCCCCACCGGTCAAGCTGCTCCAGCTTGTCTGACTGCCTGTATCTTTCTGGCACCCGAGCCTGTCTTTGTGCCATGAAATTGGAAGGTGATCGTTCCATCTTCCCCTGaccacagctgtgtgcagaaaaCTGGCTCTGCCTCCCTGGCAAAGCCCCTagggctgcactgctggagaTAGGATGAAGGTGTTGGCAATTTGGTTGGAGGCAGCGAGATTAAGGAGGCAAACTCTTGAGTTTAGTAGGATAAGCCTATCAGATGTGTATTTATATAATCCGTGGTTAAAAGGTTGGTTTGCATCTTAAGTTTAACCCTCAGGAATTCTGTTTCAATCTGCCTGCAGACTCAGGAAAACGCCACCAAAGATTCCAAAGCTAGAGAGCTTAAACACATAAGCACAGTAAGCATTTAAGCACCTCTCTGGAGGTTTGGGCTAAACCATGAAAGGCAATGGAGCAGAGGTAGCCCTTTGTTTCCATCCTGGGATTTCTGAGCATCCTACAGGGAAGGGTACCATGCTCTGGTATAAAGGAGTCCAGTGCCTTGCTTTAAGTCAtacagcaaggcagcagcagtgtcGTGAAGTACATTGGGTTTCTTCACCCTGGTGACTTCAGTCACCAAACCTGACTGTCTAGTAGTGCTCTGCCTCCTTGCTCTCTTCCTTTAATTATTCAATGAGAAAGGTGGACACAGAAGGTTCTGCGTTATTTCCACAAATACAGACAGTGATAAAATGGAAGTGCAAGGTCAGCAATATGTTCTGTCTCTGATGGGCTGATGGAAGGCAGTGGTATACAGGCTTCTTCCAGCATCTTCTTCCTGGTGTATTCACATCTCCTCCTTTAGCTGGTGGTGCCTGCAGGCCTCACTACAGTGGGATGTGCTGAGGTGGTGTCATCACAAAGTCAAACTGAGGAGAAAGGTAGCTGTTTGTCTCTGCGCTCAGCTCAGTTACAGAGCAATGTTATATGGTACCTAGGTCTTCTCCAATAAGCTCCACAAATTTTAAAGGTGATAGGCATGATCATTTGTAATACAGAGGCCATTTCTGCAGTACTGTATCAgtgcacagctgtcagcagcctCTGCATCTGAAGTGCAGATTTCCATGACAGAGTGCTCTCCAGaacagtgctgcacagcacaccCACCCCACTCCACAAGCAGAGGTTTCTGAGCTTAACTTTTCAGGCTGTATTGGAATGTCCAAGCTCAGCTTTATCTTTACAAAATTACAAGTCAGAAAGGTGAGAAATCGTCTGTATCCTGGCATGTCACgtgaagtttgttttctttcttcctttaccTTGCGGTGTGCAAGTAAATTCCCATGACTTCTGCAGTAAAACCAGCATCCCCCATTATGGGGCTGCACAGTGAAatgtctgttttgttgttacttGTGGGAGGTAGCTGAGTTGCCAGAATGAAATTGCAGCCCTGatattttcaataaataaaatgatgcaAGAACTGAATAGTTGGAAtccaaaataaatagataaaaatttatttcctgcttcCAAATTTTATACAgtaggaaagaggaagaagtcTTTGAAAACTGTGTTTGAGACACAGAATTCACTTATTTTGAAAGCACGtaggtggaaaaaaagagtaaggATCTGGATTccaggtattttcttttttccacatagacgttgcttttactttttagaTCACTCTCAGGACAATTTACTTGTTTTTCCTGAGGTTACAGTTCAAAAGAATACAGCCTAAGTGTGATGAGTAAAGGCAGGCTGCAACTGGTAATCTATTGAGCCATCACTGTCTGGTGAAGTTGCTCTTTGTTGTGATCCTGAGCAGCAACACTGCTTTCCTGGCACCTCTTCCTGTGTTCTTGTTAATCCTATTTTGTGAGGTTTTGCTGCTGGTCACTTTTATTTGTTGCTTCCTAATGTTTCTGTCTCAATAAATAGGAACACGATTTGCCTGTTAGGAACATCTATGGCAGCTTGCTCATCTTTACAGCTGTGTAAGTAGCGAAAAGGACTACCTGAACTTACAGACCACTCTCTCACggatgctttcttcttttgttcctcattttttcctgaaagtatAAAGCTGAATAACCAAATCATATTGTGAATAACCAAATCAGCATGCATGGGATGAAGGGTTTGAACAACTCCCTCTATTAGCAGGAATATTCAGACCAGtcagaacagcttttctttgaaaagagaagCTTGTCAAAGTTACAGATGCAGCTGAACAACTTTAGATGTGATAGAAAGCTGTTGGGTTTTCTTCAGGTTTGGTGCTGAAGCCACTGATGGAACTGGTGCTTTTAGTAAGGATGACTTACAAGGAGTAGTGAACTCCCAGTCTTATTCTGTAAGCTATAAGCTCTATGAATTCTCGATCTgcttctttcagcttctttcatCGTGTGCACTTTCTTGCCTCTCAGTGCCCTGCATGCAACCAGTACAGTATACAAACACAACGTGCAGTAATTCTTTGCTTCACATTGCTAACAGTGCAAGCTTGTGTGATCCCTTTGGGGAGTCTGTGGTGCAGCCTGTTTGAATAATGGCTGCTGATGCTGAGTTGTACTGCTTTGACAAGTTTATccaaccttttcttttttttgttttatgcacACACACCCAAACTACAAAAGGGTATGTTGGGAGGAACTGTATTCCAGTGAAATAAGTGGGGGCTGCACAGGTAAATCCCTCTGCAGTGCTATGAAAAATGCAGGTATGTGTATAGGCTACCATTAAAGAAAATTAGAATGACGTATATTTATATTACAGTACAACCTGGAAGTCTCAATGTGCTAGATGTAATGTAAACGCATGGGAAGAGACTATCCCTGCCTTGGAGGCTTAACCAATGTCACACTGCAGATTAGGAGCACAGTGAAGATCAGAACCAGGAAAATACTGATTTCCAGCTTCTAATCTTTGAACCAAATCTTTACCAACTAGCTTTTACTTCTTAGTTACGTGCCTGTGACTCTTAGGATGACGTGCAATCCCTTTCTGTTTGAACACTGcaggttttcctttcttgctgaCTGCTATTTAGcataaatgaagaataaaaataatcaaagagagcagaacttttttttcttactatgtGCATAACAGATATATCTGAAGTTTTGATCCTAGGTAGCTCAGTGAAATTGCTCTAACGTGCTTTGGGGGAACACATGAGAAAGATCTGACTTAGATAACACTTATaccttcccttctccaaaaATGTTAAATGTATTTGAATACAGCTTTGTACTACTTCAATGACTTAGCTGTAGCTTGAATGCTTAGTCTTCATTGGTATTCATTGAATACTTATCCTTCATATAAATCGTTAGGTGTAGTGATATTCCTCAACATGCAAATAGGACAATCTTAATCATTTAGTACATATATCTAGTTTGTTTTTAGGATGTTTTTAGGATGTCTCTCATCCCTTGAGAAAATGTCTCAGTCTTTCACGGTAATTGCTTCTCCAGTTTGACCATTGAGCTTGTAATAGATAGACTTGGTCATTCATTATCTTACTGAGCTTTATCAGGAAGACTTTTAGATACTTCAGGATGAAAACACTGCtgataaatgtatattttttcctacttactTTGAATATCCATTCGAATATGCCTTCTTTCTGAATGTGTAAACACCATGGCCTCCGTAATGCAGATGATATATTTCCTATATTAACACAAGAGGATTCTTTTTGCAGGCCAGGTTTATATGCGTGAAAGGGACCTGAACTTTCTGGCCTTAATGGGGTGAAAAGGTCTGATGGGTCCCCTCTGTGGGGGACAAGTAGAGGAGCTGGTTTCTGGTGGGATTATTGACAAAACTGACAGATCTTGCTGGGAGTTGGCCTTAGAGTGCTGATACCAGTGAAGTTGGTTAGGCATGGAGCTAACATCCACCTGTGCTGGCAGTGTGAGGGATATGGTTCCTCCACACAACTGTATGAAGAAAGAGTCTCCAGATCAACCTTGGCATTGAATGTTGGCAAGCATATGTGAATCGCGTGTGCTCACAGGTATACCGTATGCATGACGTTTCTGTAAGGCAGTTCTTCCATGTACAAAGAGAGGCTTTGaatttaattatatattatttgAGCTGGAGAACAGTTAGTGACGTATGTTCCCATCTGTGATGGTGAAGCGCATAGTCTCGTTCTACCACACTACAAACGCATTCATTTGGGAATTTGTAAGAACCAGGAGTTTTTCTGTGCAAATATAGGCATTGTCTGTGTATTGTATCTGGAACTGCTTAACGTTTATATTAAGTGATgtcattttctccagcaaaatATATTGCAAGGAGCTGATTAGAAGTGTCAGAAACCACTCTGAAATGAGTGATGATGAAGTCAGATGATGAAGCTTATTGGTAGATGAGTATGTGGACACCGCGTTGGAACGAACAGAACTTCCAGTGTTTCCAGGGTTACCACAAATTGTTTGATTTTGAGATCTGTCCTAAAAGTGTACTCAAGAGGtaaatctgtttttcctgttctgtttgtaGAGTCAGTGGTTAATTGCAGCTTTTATAGCATATTCCTGTATTCAGATAGGGGTTTAACTATGCAGTTATGCATCTATATATGAGAAgcctaatttatttttcaaatgtaatgAAATTCTTACTGAGCTAAGATGGTGACATTATTACATTCTCCAACCTTGTTCTGTTTAGCTATGATCTCTCTAACCCTTtgcaaaaaaacatttccaaagccTTACttctcagcttctgctttttacCTCGATGCGTTTTTATCCTTGAtccatttttaaacatttttactcTTTGTAGGTTGTAATAATACTAGCCTAGCTGAAGCCATGACTTTGCGAGAAGTGAATAAATTAAACTCATAGATGACCTGATCCTATTCTGACCTTAATAGTGGCAGCTGGATGAGGTCCAGAGTTCTCTTTAGAAAGCAAGATTATTTCAACGGTGCTGTTCTACTGCTTGAGCAAATATGTCCAGGATGGCTTCCatggacagaaaataaaatgagggGCAACTTTAGTTCAGCTAAAGGAGAAACTGAAGTGCCATattgtcttagtttcagctgggatagaattgttttcttcagagcaactggtatgatgctatgattaggttctaggagaaaagcagtgtttataACACACTCATAGTTGCTGCTAAACAGTGTTGTATGGAGCTGAAGTCATTCGCAGCAAAGGGCCCAagaagctgggagggaacagaattaggacagctgacttaaagTGGCCAAAGGGAAAATGCATACCATATGGTATCAAGTAGAAGGAAGGTAGTGGGAGTTCATTTTTTACTGTCTTTCACTGCTCAGGGAGCTAGCTGGGCATCCATCAGGGGTTGGTGAGGAATTCCTTGTACATCACttgttttatatatgtatatatatgtcatAATTATTACCCCGTTCTTTTCCTCTACCTCAgcaaatagttttatctcaactactttgctgttgctgttttttttcattctctcccccatcccacagAGTGAACAAATGACCGTGTGCTGCTCAGTCtcctgctgggttaaaccacaagTCATTTTGGCACCCAACTGGGGGCTCAGAGGGTTGAGATAACAGCAGATATGACTGCACATTGCTGGTCACAgtgttaatttttttcctattcatggagctcttggagatTTTTCTCACGGAACTACATTACGTAGCACCTTacttgctgtttattttccctgctGTGTTGTTTGTCATCTCTGGGGGTTGGATTAAGGTTTGTATTTTGCTATGCTGTGTGGTCTTGGCTTATATTATGATAAAATTGGCAGCTGAGAAACTGCTAAATGtctgctgtggtttaacccaaCAAGTGGCTCAGCACCATGACATaccaaaccaaaacatagcACTGTACCAGATaccctgaagaaaacaattccatcccagctgaaaacCAAGACAATAAAATGAGCTGCAACTTTAGTTCAGCTAATGAAGAAACTGGAGCTACACAATACAATGTGAGAAAGGAGTCTGCGCTAGAGTAATGTGGAAAAGCCCTGGAATAGGGTGCATGCAGCATCAAAATAGGCTGTGTTCTTTAGTGAGGCATGAATTTCCGGAGAGTGCTAGTAAGATGGTGGGACCCAAGGATACATTCAAGACAGCCCAGCACAGGCCTCAAAACTAATAGTGTAGGAAACAGCTGGACTGTGTAGCACTTGTTCCGTACATatacaaaatgttttactttatccttttttttGGCTTAGTGTGATAGCACATTCCCTAGCTAAGCCATGAACGTTAAATAGTCATGATAACAGCGGAAAGACAAGAGCAAAGGCAATGGGAggaaagtaagaaaagaaaaattcagttgAATGTCAAAAAAGTCACTAGGATCTGTCAGCTTCTGGAAGTTTGCGTTAAAGGAAGTGGCAGCAGCATTGATAAGAAGAAGAATTGACACGGGGTTGTAAAATACATTGAAAGATTTTGGCAGAAATAGGGACTGTATCTAGAGCCTGCCTCTCTGTAGTAGCAACTGGATTTTCTGTAAGGCCTAAATCCTCACGTACCTTTGCAGGTATTACATGCAACTAGTGAAAAGACCAATTATTAATGTGCCTGTGCTTCTGTATAATACTGGGCTTTTCACACAAGAGAATTTTCAGGTTAGCTTACAAATTGACAGCTACATAAAAAGTGAGATTGTATCTGCCTCATTTACTTGTCACTCAGGAAAGAATGATATTCCATCCATCATCAGCTACTTGTGCTTCAGTGGGCTGCTTCATTGCAATTCTCCCATTGAAAAGAGCTTCCCGTCCTACCCTTTACTTCGTAAACAATCCTCTGGGAGTCTCATGGGGCTTCTGGGGTGGGTGTAGGTTCTGCTGGCAGCTGATGACTCTGGATGCCTTACATGCACTTGTGTGTGCTTGTAAAGTCACTTGTCAAAAGCTGACAGTTcagtgggaaaaagaaacatcatcAAGGCATGTTTCCAGTGTTTTCTGTCAATTGGTCTTTAATGATTGAAGTCATAATTTTTTTTAGTGACTTAATATTTACAAACTGTTGTAATGGAGCATAAATAGCCTACTAGTAAGGTCTTAGGACTTATGTATCAATTAGTATTAGTTCATATGGTGATAAGTAAAGCTcactggaggggggggggaatgggtGCAGCTGTTTGTTATATGCGGAAAACAATCTGTTGTGTCTACTGGGAACATTCATCACAAATCAGATTTTGGTGGCCATAAGTCAGTTAATGTCTCAAAGCTGTGCTGACTTGCATTAACCCAAGATTCGGTCCACTTGTCTTTTTGAAGCTGTTTTATCTACAGTTCCTTCTTGTAACTCATGACAACCTTTGAATCCTATATACTTTGTTTAAACAGGGAAACTTCACTTGGTTTATTTTATCCTGATAAAATGGGTTTTTAACTCTAGACTTTTTTGAAGTAGAGGGCACCATAAGCTGATACTTTTTGAAATGAAGATATTCTTATCTATGGTTTTTAAATCCTACATTGTTATGACAAGTTATCTGTTCTTTTCAGTCATTTACTCCTCCACTTCATCTCTACCCCACTTGTACCAGCATCAGTCAttgtttctgatgtttttccCTAACACAGGCTTGAGAATGTAGTCATGGGATTTTTCTCCATTCATCTCATAGTTTTATCACTCTGGACACTGGAGgtgtctgtttttctgaaggaaaaattcaGTGTACTCATCACACAGTCTCAGATTTATCAGATAGCTTAACTAATCCACTCTTTGGGTTTCCAGGTTCTTCACAGTGTTcttggctctgctctgtgtggtcTAGTACCACTGAACCACTCTTGGTCTGGACTTTGAAAGATGTTACATAGAAATAACAAAGCAAATTAAtcaactgaaaaaggaaaaactggtTGTGGGGGCGGGTGGAAAGAACaaaccaagagaaaaagagaacaagaaagctTCATGGATTTGCTAGAAACCCTAACACTACTAGCATGTAGAAACTACTACTAGCATGGAAACAGTGTCAGGAGTGAAAAATTCCTGgagaatttccttctgaatgAGTGAAGCTTGATCCAGAAAGATACTGGTTGCTGTCACTGGCTTCAAGGGGATCTGGAGATGGCACAGTTCTCCAATCTTTGTAGACTTGGAGAAGTTCAGGTCCCATTTTTCCCTCATGCTTACTCATATTGCAGCCCAGGTGGTGGTATGAAGCCTCTTAGCTAAAAGTTGAAAGGAAGCTGAAATCCTGCATAAAAATGTTTGGTGATGAGATTCTTAAAATATTACCAGACTAAATCCTGAGAAGCAGAGCCTACCTGCAGCTCTGATATAACACAGTGACTGATGGAAATGCGTGATAGGTATGTCTGCACAGCTGTCACTGACTTTAATGACAGTTGTATGCAGGTTACTGGCTTTTATGCAAGTGTATTTCTATGCAGATTTTTCAACTAAGGATTGGAATATTTGACTGCAGAATTTGTTGAGTGATTTCCCCAAACTTTGTTATGTATAGTTTTCTTCATTCATACAGCTAACTGTGGTTTCCAAATTATATATTGAAGACTTTCAAGCAATGGAGTTGTAGAAAAGTCACGCTTGGGATAGATGCTATCGGACTGGTTACTCCATAGACACATGGAGATGTTAAAACTGGGAATAGCCAAATCTGTGGCAAGGAAAGAGGGCAACTACAGTTCTGCTTTACAGAGGGAGAGCAAGGATGCAGAAATGGACCAGGaaattttgaaaatgtattgaCTGTGGACTCTGAGTCTCACTTGTGCCCTTGAAAGCTGGCCGTCAAATAGTGGACTAGTCTGAGTTGGGAGATGTTGAGCTGGCAGCCCCAGACCAGGGTGCAGCAGTTTGGCTTTCTGCCCTGAAGCCCAACATGTGCTGCTCCCCTCACTGCACCTCTGCTGGCTGTGACAAGCTGCTGGGGACCAACAGAAGAGGAGACAGAGTCTCCTGCAACTCTTCTTGTGGGGCACATTATCATTTGGTGGCCTATTTCCGTGACACTGTCGGATCTTTCCATAGTTGACGCACCGCAGTTGTCCAAAAGGCAGCTGGGTGTGACTGGCTGTGTTGAAGCCCTGAGTCTGTTTGATGAGCAGAGAGGGTGGTGTGAGCAGGGTGAATGTAGATGTGTAATGGAACTGCCTCGGATTGTCAGTAGCATTACTTGGCATCCgcctctcttttccttttcaatcaGTACAGTAGAAAATTCTTTTGAAGGGAGATAATTTTACAAAGTGCTGAGTTCAATGTTCCAGAGCCTTTGGCATTCAGCAAGAGAGTTGCAGGCTTTTAATCTATCTCCTGTGTTCTTAtattaaaggaaatgttttcaaagtgaTTTGAGCGAGTTACTTGTGTGAAAGCTGTTAACAAATAATGGGATATATGAGTGTAACAGTTATTTAGCTTTCAAAGTTTGCCTTGGGAGCAGAAAAGATTTCTCATTGCTAGAAATAccttagaaaagaaaagaaggaaagaaaaaagaagagaaaggctCTTGTGTGTAATTTTTCATTCCTGTCTGTCTTCTGCTGGCTTTAATCATGCAAACCTCCCACCCAGGTCAAGGGGAGTTCTGGCTGATTTACAGGCTACAGGAAATGGAAAGTTGATGTAGATTTAGTGACTGTCTCTGTAGGACTGAGAGAGACAAGGGGGGCAAGAAGTGAATTTCAAACCCAGGAACGTCCTcaatcttttctgctttgccaAAGTTTGCACACTTGAGAGAGAGTGAAAGAAACAGACTTGTAGCTGTGTGTTTGGGCTGGTGAATGCTCCTATTTCTCATTGGTCTGGGCAGTGCTAAAAAGTCAAGCTAGAAAGTATGTCGTAAGTATGTAAGTACAGCgctgcttcttttttgttgttgttgtaaagAGGTGAGATTTCATCCACATTTTATGTCTGTGGAAAATAGACAAAATTGTAGTTATGATGAATTGTAGAACAGCTTGCTACGTACTTTTGAAGATTCTAACAGTAAGATTTTGGCTCAGGGATGGCTTATAAATTCTCGTTCCtttccatagaatcacagaatggcctgggttgaaaaggaccacaatggtcatccagtttcaacccccctgctatgtgcagggtcaccaaccagcagaccaggctgcccagagccacatccagcctggctttgaatgcccccagggatggggcatccacaacctccttaggcaacctgttccagtgcgtcaccaccctctgtgtgaaaaacttcttccttatatctgacctaaacctccctgtctcattttaaaaccactGCCCCCTTGTACTATCCTCTTTTCCCTGCCTCATCCGAACAGAGTTTGAAAGCCACAGTAGGTAGAGCCTGTGTCTTGTTCCTGCCACATCAGCTAGTGATAACTGGGCTCTCAAGCTCACTAAGGCATGTCTTTCTCTAATTTAGAGTTTTATCTTTGCTGTGCTCCTTTCTCAGTGTCTTTTGCTGTTGGTATGAACACGCATTGCATGTACCTTGTCTTCAAATTTACCTCAGGTGTGAGGATAGTCTGGTTCTTGtgtgtgctttaa
Coding sequences within:
- the RASSF10 gene encoding ras association domain-containing protein 10, with the translated sequence MEPEERKISVWICQEEKLISGLSRRTTCSDVVRVLLEDSHHRRQRPALPEPGGGMLSGPPHSYCIVEKWRGFERILPNKTKILRLWVAWGDEQENVRFVLVRSEASLPNAGPRSAEARVVLSRERPGHGLGAARASLALTQERQRRVVRKAFRKLAKINKKRQQPLAREASSAERMETLVHLVLSQDHTIRQQIQRLRELDREIDRYEAKIHLDRMKRHGVNYVQDTYLVGAGGEEPGREAQPGAGRPEDDYARKCEEVLQLQEQRARQEELLEHLATEIQEELNERWMKRRRDELELAAGPGLAEADCHTTELSGGGEGELQLEHERVKTQLSTSLYIGLKLSTDLEAVKSDLDCTQRAWEARERELQRLLETLGTLDVTEPAAEPRGAAGGGWPDPGLRKDRADNDEDSDTGLSSMHSQDSDSVPVCESLV